A region of Drosophila suzukii chromosome 2L, CBGP_Dsuzu_IsoJpt1.0, whole genome shotgun sequence DNA encodes the following proteins:
- the LOC139355191 gene encoding accessory gland protein Acp29AB-like, with product MHKLGTFFLSALVACNLYGIVTSQDETCSVCVLKDAPTQCGAYCFGVLQPLGDKIESIQKQIKLQVTTHKTTLTILDTMQKNTQEVQKEMLKFLDQIKLETNERLDRIEAMIERRPVVTEAPKTNIIPPGFERIGARYFYIEEEIQKSWIDAKFFCLEKGGYLAAIQNQEEFDAIVLKLKENHRYWLGINDRSVEGVYLSEASGNMAPFLKWFAGDPDNRENYENCVGITISKGMADWPCWFAFNFICSLDNTV from the coding sequence ATGCACAAGCTTGGAACATTTTTTCTGTCCGCCCTTGTTGCGTGCAATCTTTACGGAATAGTTACGTCCCAGGATGAGACCTGTTCGGTTTGTGTCCTGAAGGATGCCCCAACGCAATGTGGGGCTTACTGTTTTGGAGTACTTCAACCTTTGGGTGATAAAATCGAAAGTATCCAGAAACAAATAAAGTTGCAAGTTACAACCCACAAAACAACTCTAACGATTCTGGACACCATGCAAAAAAATACCCAGGAGGTTCAAAAGGAAATGCTTAAGTTTCTGGATCAAATAAAACTCGAAACGAATGAAAGACTGGACAGAATTGAGGCCATGATCGAGAGAAGACCGGTAGTAACTGAGGCACCGAAAACGAACATTATCCCACCAGGATTTGAACGGATCGGAGCCCGTTACTTCTATATTGAAGAAGAAATACAGAAAAGCTGGATTGATGCAAAATTCTTCTGTCTAGAAAAAGGAGGATACTTGGCagccatccaaaatcaagaaGAGTTCGATGCCATCGTACTGAAACTCAAGGAAAACCATCGTTACTGGCTGGGCATAAACGATAGAAGCGTTGAAGGGGTCTATCTATCTGAGGCTTCCGGAAATATGGCGCCATTTCTTAAATGGTTTGCCGGAGATCCCGACAACAGAGAGAACTACGAGAACTGCGTTGGCATTACTATCAGCAAAGGAATGGCTGATTGGCCGTGTTGGTttgcttttaatttcatttgcaGTTTGGACAACACTGTCTag
- the LOC108012003 gene encoding accessory gland protein Acp29AB-like, with product MFKVAIYFSIVIFAWTSYGTQAKSLDADLSTVPQDPANQLMVKMLPLLDHIARQSKCNVFDDLDTTLEVKQKDIADKLMAIQNQQTDFQNTIASLQESLKNVLVDFERKENNQNDMLTKMQTQQAKLMETVSEIYNKVFWPKFQRIGSRLFYVDSESNQDWFQAGKKCREMGGYIASIKDQEELDAIAAKLGDKRYWLGINNRDNHEIYVSEASGKKNPFLKWRPREPNNAKQNEYCVELDNGGMNDHPCSESRYLICQSDNEV from the exons ATGTTCAAAGTGGCAATTTATTTTTCGATCGTGATTTTTGCCTGGACTTCCTATGGGACCCAGGCAAAATCCTTAGATGCCGACTTGTCTACAGTTCCACAAGACCCGGCAAATCAACTGATGGTAAAAATGCTACCTTTGCTTGATCATATTGCGAGGCAAAGCAAATGCAATGTTTTTGATGATCTGGACACAACCCTGGAAGTCAAGCAGA AGGACATCGCGGACAAACTAATGGCTATACAGAATCAGCAGACGGACTTCCAGAATACTATTGCATCGTTACAGGAATCTTTAAAGAATGTCCTCGTGGACTTTGAAAGAAAGGAAAATAATCAGAATGATATGCTGACGAAGATGCAGACTCAGCAGGCCAAACTTATGGAAACCGTTTCCGAAATTTATAACAAAGTGTTTTGGCCAAAGTTTCAGCGAATCGGTTCAAGACTCTTTTACGTCGATAGTGAAAGTAATCAGGATTGGTTTCAGGCTGGAAAAAAGTGTCGCGAAATGGGTGGCTATATAGCCAGCATTAAGGACCAAGAGGAGTTGGACGCCATTGCGGCGAAACTAGGTGACAAACGTTACTGGCTGGGGATCAACAATAGGGATAATCATGAAATCTACGTTTCTGAGGCATCCGGCAAGAAAAATCCATTTTTGAAGTGGCGCCCTAGGGAACCAAACAACGCGAAACAAAATGAGTACTGCGTTGAACTTGATAATGGCGGCATGAACGATCATCCGTGCTCCGAAAGTCGGTATTTAATTTGCCAAAGTGATAATGAAGTTTAA